CGAGCGCCCGGTCGGCCGCCACGTCCAGCCCGGCCCGCGCGATGACGGCGGCCAGCGGCAGCATGGCGCCGCCCAACGCCTTGCCCAGCACCAGGATATCCGGCCTCGCGCCGAACGGCTCATGGCTGAACAGGCTGCCGGTCTTGCCGAGGCCGGTCGGGATCTCGTCGAAGATCAGCAGGGCGCCGGCCGCGTCGCAGGCCCGCCGCACCTCGGCCCAGAAACCCGGCGGCGGCACATAGGGCACGGCACGCACCGGCTCCGCCACCACGGCGGCGACATCGCCTTCCTTCTCCAGCACATAGCGCAGCATCCGCGCGCAGGTCATCCGGCAGGCATCCAGGTCGGGACCGCCGCCGGGGGCGGGATCGAAGCCATAGGGACAGCGGGCGCAGGCGAAAGGCGCCACATGCTCGGTCCCCGGCAGCAGCGGCCCGATCCCGTGCGAGCGGAACAGCGCCTCCCCGCCGACACCGGACGCGCCGAAACCGGCGCCATGGAAGGCGTCCCAGAAGGAGACGGTCTTGAAGCGGCCGGTGGCGACGCGGGCGAGCTTCAGCGCGATCTCGATCCCTTCCGATCCGCCGGGCGCGAACAGCACACGGCCGCCGGGGCCGGTCGGGGCCAGCGCCGCCAGCCGTTCGGCCAGCTCCGCCGCCGGTTCGCAGGCGAAACGGCGGGGGGCGAAGGTCAGATCGTCCATCTGCGCCTTCAGCGCCGCCACCAGCCGGGGATGGGAATAGCCGATGTGATGGACGCTGTTGCCATGGAAATCCATGAAGCGTCGGCCGTCCATGTCCTCGATCCAGATGCCCTCGGCCTTGCGGATCGCCGACAGGCAGGGGGTGGAGAGCGACTGCTTCAGGAAGGCGGCGGCGTCGCGCTCCACCAGCGCGCGGGAGCGGGGACCGAGCGCATCCTTCCAGCGTTCGCGGCGTGGCCCGAGATTGACGTCGCCTTCGGAACGGTCGGTCCGCATCGGAGTTTCCTTTTGTCAGGCGGCCCGGTCAGCCGGCCCTTTCAGCCAGCCGTCTTGCCGGACCTTGCGGCGGCGCAGGCGTCGCGCAGCGCCGGGGAAAAGGGATCGACCGCGCCGAGCCGGCCGGGGGCGAAGGGGGAAAGATCGGCTCCGCCAGCCGCGCCCAGGATGGACGCCGCCACCGCGCGGCCGATGCCACCCGACGCGGCGATGCCGGCACCGCAGCAGCCGGTCGCCATGAACAGCCCCTCCGGTTCCGGGACCGGCCCCAGCACGAAACGGCCGTCGGCGGTGTAGGTGGACAGGCCGGAGACGTAATGGGCGATGCCGACCTGGAGCAGCGCCGGACACAGCCGCGCCAGCGCCTGCCAGCCCTCCTCCAGCGTCTGCCAGCCGCCATCGGAATCGCCGAGGTCCAGCCCGGCGGTGTCGTCGGGAAGCCGGGCGGGGTCGAAGGCCAGCGACCGGCGCCCGCGCAATCCGAACAGCAGCGCCCCCAGTTCCGGGCGGGCATAGGCGCCGGCATCGGGCATCACCAGGGCGGGAAGATCGGGAGGGAACAGGTCCCGCCGTACTTGGGTGATCCAATATTGGCTGCGCACCGGGGCTTGCGGCAGACCGATCCCGGCGGACCAGGCCAGCCCCGCCGCCCAGGCCCCGGCGGCATTCACCACCAGCGGCGCGGCGATGAGTCCATCGCCGGTGTCGATGCCCGCCACGCGGCCATGCTCCACCCGAATCGCCCGCACCGCCACGCCGTCCCTGATGCGGACGCCGGACCGGCGGGCGGAGCGGCGGTAGGCATCGGCCAGCCGAACCGGGTCGATGAAGCCGTCGAGCGGCATGAAGGCGGCGCGCTCGACGGCCTCCGCCGACAGGCAGGGCGCGATGCGGGCGGCGCCGGCGCCGTCCAGCCAGTCCACCGGATCGGGGCTGGCGGCGACCAGGGCGCGCAGGGCGTCGACACGGGCCGGGCTGGCGGCGACATGCAGGGTGCCGACCCGCCGCAGGCCGAGATCCCCGTCCAGTTCCGCCTCCAGGCCGGCGATGGCGGCATAGGTTCCACGCACCAGCGCCGCCGTCGCCGCGTCACCGCGGGCACGGGTCAGCAGGGCGGCGGCCCGCGCCGTCGCCTGGGTGGCCGGCGGATGGCGGTCGACCACCAGAACCGACCGGCCGCCGCCGGAGCCCAGCGCCTTCCCCAAGGCCCAGGCGACCGCCAGCCCGAGGATGCCGGCGCCGACCACGACGATGTCGGCGCGGTCGATAATGGCGGGCGTCGTCGTCACGGCTTCTCGCCGCCCGCCAGCCGCGCCTCGATGGCGTCGAGCAGCGGCAGCGCCTCGGCCAGCGACCGCACCACGTAATGGGCGCCGGCCCGCGCCAGCCGGTCCGCGGCCGTGGCATGCAGCGTGTCGCGCCGCTCCGGCACCAGGGCTTGCCAATCGGCGAGCGGCAGCCCGACCTCGTTGCCGGTGTCGGCCACCGCGATGGTCCACATGCCGGCGTTCAGCCCCTCCTCCACATCGACCACGGTGTCGCCGATCTTGACGCAGGCCTCGACCGGCGAGACCGACAGCTCGACGACGCAGCGCAGCGCCATCGCCGGGCCGGGCCGCCCAGCCGGGGTCTCGCCCGCGCAGACGGTGATGTCGGGCGTATAGCCCTGCGCCGCCGCGACGCGCTGCACCACCTCCATCACCGCGCGCGGATAGCCGGTGGTCGAGCCGATCCTCAGCCCGCGCGCCCGCATGGCGGAGACGGTTTCCGCCGCGCCGGGGATCAGGTCGGAATGCTGCGCCACCACCTCGACCTGGAGCGGCAGGAAGGTGTCATAGAGGCGGTCGACGTCGGCGTCGGTCGGGGCGGCGCCATGGGCGGCCGTCCAGGCCTCGGCCACCGGCGCCATGCGGGTGATCGCCTGGATATGGTGCCATTTGGCCATGCCCATCGGCGCCCGCGCCTGCTCCAGCGTGATGGCGACGCCGGAGCGGCGGAAGGCCTCCATGAAGGCGCCGGCCGGGGCGAGGCAGCCATGATCCACCGTGGTCCCGGCCCAATCGAGGATGACGGCCTGGAGCGGACCGGTGTAGCGGCGCGAATAGACGAAGCTCATGGGAGGTGGCTTTCGCTGAAAGGACGGTCAGGGCGCGCCGGAGGCGACGGCCATGTCGGACAGGGTGGTGCGGATGGCGGCGATGGCGGCGGTCATCTCCGCCCCGCCCAGCCGGCCGATGCAGCCGATGCGGAAGCTGTCGGCCACCGTCAGCTTGCCGGGATAGATGACGAAGCCGCGCTCGCGCAGCCGGTCGTAGAAATCGGCGAAGACGAAGGCCGGATCGGCCGGCATGCGGAAGGTGACGATGATCGGGGCTTGCAGATGGTCCGGCAGCAGCGTCTCGAAGCCCAGCGCCCGCATGCCCCCGATCAGGATGGCGGCGTTGGCGCGGTAACGGGCGCCGCGCCCTTCGACGCCGCCTTCCGCCTCATGCTCGTCGAGGGCCTGGGCGAAGGCGGCGACCACATGGGTCGGCGGGGTGAAGCGCCATTGCGCATTGGCCTCGAAACCGCGCCACTGGTCATGCAGGTCGAGCGAGAGGGAATGGGCATTGCCCTTGGCGGCCTCCAGCGCTGCGCGGCGGGCGATGACGAAGCCCATGCCCGGCACCCCCTCCAGGCATTTGTTGGAGGAGGCGGCGACCGCGTCGGCGCCCAGCGCCGCCATGTCCAGCGGCAGGGCGCCGAAGGCGCTCATGGCATCGATCAGCAGGGCGCGGCGGCGCGAGCGCACGATGTCCGCCACCGCCTCGACGGGGTTGAGGATGCCGGAGGTGGTTTCGCAATGGACGACGGCGACATGGCTGATCGCCGGATCGGCATCCAGCGCCTCGGCGAGCGCCGCCGGCGACACCGGCTGGTCCTCCGCCGTCTCCAGCGCGGTGACGGAGCGCCCCGCCACCTCGGCGATGCGGACCATGCGGGTGCCGTAGGCGCCGTTGACCAGCACCAGCAGCCGGCCGGCACGCGGCACCAGCGTGCCGATCATCGCCTCCACCGCGAAGGTGCCGGAGCCCTGGACCGGCACCGCGACATGGCTGTCGCCGCCGCCGCCCGCCAACCGGACCAGCCGCTCGCGGATGGCGGCGTTGAGCGCGATGAAGCGGCCGTCGCGCGACCCCCAGTCGCGCAGCATCGCCTGCTTGACGGTGGCGGAGGTGGTCAATGGACCCGGAGTCAGCAGATAGGGCACGGTGTCGGACATTGGGGGGAAATTCCGCAGGAGGGGGAAAGCCGTGACGGACGGAATGGCCCCATGACGCCGCTTCGCCTATCATAAATCCAATCCATTCGGCCTATGGGTCCATAGATGAAATCAATGAACTTCGCCCAGCTTCGCGCCTTCCACGCGGTGGCGACGGAGGGGGGATTCACCAAGGCGGCCCGCCTGCTGAACGTGACCCAGCCGACCTGCTCGCAGGAGGTGAAGGCGCTGGAGGAGGCGTATGGCGTCACCCTGTTCGACCGCTCCAACCGCCAGGTGGCGCTGACCGAGGTCGGCACCGCGCTGTTCGCCGTCACCCGCCGGCTGTTCGCGGCGGAACAGGAGGCGATGGAGCTGCTGGCCGGGGTGCGGCATCTGGACGGCGGGACGCTGGCGGTGGGGGCGGACGGGCCGTTCCACGCGGTGCCGCTGATCGCCCGCTTCACCAGCACCCATCCGGGGCCGACGGTGACCCTGGCGGTCGGCAATTCGCGGACGATGCTGGAAGGGCTGATGGAGACCCGCATCGACGTCGCGGTGCTGGCCGACGTGCCGGGGGACTCCCGGCTCTATGTGCTGCCGCTGCGCCGCGATCCGGTGCGGGCGCTGCTGCCGAAGGCGCATCCGCTGGCGCGGCGCCGGGCGGTGGCGCTGGGCGATCTGGCGGCCGAACGGCTGGTGCTGCGGGAGCCGGGGTCGATGACCCGCCGGCTGGTCGAGCGGGCGCTGGCGGCGGCGGAGGTGGCACCCACCGCCGTCATCGAGATTCAAAGCCGCGAGGCGGTGGTGGAGGCGGTGGCGGCGGGGCTGGGCGTCGGCTTCACCTCGGCGGCGGAATTCACCGGCGACGGACGGCTGGTTCTGCTGCCGATCGCCGGGGCCGAGATCGAGATGGACGAATATGTCGTCTGCCTGCGCGAACGCCGCCGGCTGGCGGTGGTGCGCGCCTTCCTCGATCTGGCGCGGGAGGTTGCGGCCGAGGCCGGCCGAACTCTTTCCGGCGTCAGCGCCGCCGCCACGCCTGGGTCCGCTCCCGCAACGCCCGCGACAGCAGGGCGTGCAGCGCCCGCACGAGGGCGGAGGTGAGGACGATCATCATCGCCATGGCGGCGGCCCCCGCCACCTCGCCGGCATCGTCCATGTTCAGCACGGCGACCGACGCCGGCTTGGTCTCCGGCGCATAGAGGAAGACCACCGCCGACACCGTGGTCATGGCGTTGACGAAGAAATAGATGGCGATGTCGAGGATGGCCGGCAGGCAGAGCGGCACCGTCACCCGCAGGAAGGTGGTCCAGACCGGCACCTTCAGGCTAGCCGACACCGCTTCGAATTCGGCGTCCAGCTGCTTAAGCGCGGTGACGGCGGTCAGGTGGCTGACCGTGTAGAAATGCGCCACCGTCGCCAGCACCAGGATCGCCATGCCGTGATAGAGCCAGCCCAGCGGGTTCCACGGCGCGTTGAAGAAGAAGATGTAGGCCAGCCCCAGCACCATGCCCGGCACCGCCAGCGGCAGGATCGCCATCAGCCGCACCAGCCCCTTCATCGCCGCGCGGCCGGGCGCCCGCTCCACCAGCCAGGCGCCGGTGAAGACGATGGCCGTGCCGGCCAGCGCGGTCCAGAAGGCCAGGATCAGGCTGTTGCCATAGCTGCTCCAGCCCGCCGAATCGAACTCGGCGAAATCGTAGTTCGCCAGCGTCGGCGTCAGGTTGTAGGGCCAGAAGGTGACGATGGAGGCGAATCCCGCCACCGCCAGCAGCCCGAGCAGCAGCCCGCCGACCAGCGCGCAGAACAGCAGGGCCAGCCGGTCGCCGACCGGGCTCAGACGCGGCTGGAACGGCACCGAGCGGGCGGAGAGCTGCGCCATCTGCCGGCGCTGGCCGATCCAGTCGGCGATGAAGGCCAGCACCGCCGGCAGCAGCAGGACGATGCCGACCACCGCCCCCATGCCGAAATTCTGCAAGCCGACCACCTGCTTGTAGACGTCGGTCGCCAGCATGTTGGTGGAGCCGCCGATCACCTTGGGCACGCCGAAATCGGTGACCACCAGCGTGAACACCACGAAGATGGCGGAGACCAGGCCATAGCGCACGCCGGGCAGCGTGATGGTCACGAAGCGTTTCCAGGCGCCGGCGCCCAGCGCCTCCGCCGCCTCGTAAAGCCGGGCGTCGGAGGTCGAGAGCGCCACGGTCAGGATCATCACCGCATGGGGGAAGGCATAGAAGACCTCGCCCATCACGATGCCGATCGGGCCATAGACGCTCTCGCCCATCAGCAGGCCGCGCAGGATGCCCTTGTTGCCGAACAGATACACCAGCGCGATGGCCGGCAGCAGCGACGGCGCCAGCAGCGGAATCTGCGCCAGCAGCCGGAACAGCCCCTTCCCCGCCATATGGGTGCGGGTCAGGCAGAAGGCGTAGAGGAAGGCCAGCGTCACCGTGATGGCCGTGGTCAGCAAAGACAGCGACAGGCTGTTGACCACCGAGCGTCGCAGCGTCGGCGTCTCCAGGAAGGCGGCGAAATTGGCGAGCCCGACGAAGGCGCCGTCGCGGTCATAGACGCTGCGCAGGAACAGCGCGCCGAGCGGCAGCAGGACGAACAGCGCCAGGAACAGGGCGATGCCGCCCATCCCCATCCCGAACAGCCAGCGCTCGCCCGTCTCCACCGGCCGGCCGGACTGCCGCGGGATGAAGAGGGAGAGCTTCGGCGCGGCCAACTTCAGCACGCTCATCGCACCGCCTCGAACACGCGCAGCCGCTCGCGCGGCAGCGTCACCGCCAGCCGGCGGCCCGGATCCAGCGACAGGTCGCGCACCAGATTGGCCGACAGGTCGGCGGTGACGCGGACGTCGCCCAGCCCGTCGGCGGCCAGCCGGGCGCGGTGGAAGGGGCCGAGGAACTCCAGGCTTTCGATCACCGCGTCCAGCGTGTTGGCGCCGCCGGCCGCGCGCACCTGCACATCCTCCGGCCGCAGGCAGACGGTGACGGCGGCACCGGGTGCCGTGGTCGCCAGATGGTCGCCGTCGAAGCCGCACTCGAAGCCATGCTCGCCCAGCCGCACCCGCCCCGGCGCCTCCAGCACGCCGGAGAGGAAATTCATCGCCCCGACGAAATCGGCGACGAAGGGGCTCGCCGGCCGGTGATAGACCTCGTCGGGCGTGCCGACCTGCTCGATCAGGCCGTTGTTCATCACGACGATGCGGTCGGCCATGGTCAGCGCCTCCTCCTGGTCATGGGTGACCATGATGGTGGTGATGCCGAGCCGGCGGTGCAGGTCGCGGATCTGGCGGCGCAGATGCAGCCGCACCCGCGCGTCCAGCGCCGACAGCGGCTCGTCCAGCAGAAGCAGGCCGGGCGACGGCGCCAGCGCGCGGGCCAGCGCCACCCGCTGCTGTTGCCCGCCGGACA
This portion of the Azospirillum sp. B510 genome encodes:
- a CDS encoding aspartate aminotransferase family protein produces the protein MRTDRSEGDVNLGPRRERWKDALGPRSRALVERDAAAFLKQSLSTPCLSAIRKAEGIWIEDMDGRRFMDFHGNSVHHIGYSHPRLVAALKAQMDDLTFAPRRFACEPAAELAERLAALAPTGPGGRVLFAPGGSEGIEIALKLARVATGRFKTVSFWDAFHGAGFGASGVGGEALFRSHGIGPLLPGTEHVAPFACARCPYGFDPAPGGGPDLDACRMTCARMLRYVLEKEGDVAAVVAEPVRAVPYVPPPGFWAEVRRACDAAGALLIFDEIPTGLGKTGSLFSHEPFGARPDILVLGKALGGAMLPLAAVIARAGLDVAADRALGHYTHEKNPLLARAGLTTLDIIRDEGLAERAAGLGAHALDRLRELTAALPGIAGIRGAGLLIGVELADHDGVSGADRAEAAFYAALVGGVSLKISQATVLTLSPPLTIARTELDQALAVVARAISAAGSLASSAPV
- a CDS encoding NAD(P)/FAD-dependent oxidoreductase, which gives rise to MTTTPAIIDRADIVVVGAGILGLAVAWALGKALGSGGGRSVLVVDRHPPATQATARAAALLTRARGDAATAALVRGTYAAIAGLEAELDGDLGLRRVGTLHVAASPARVDALRALVAASPDPVDWLDGAGAARIAPCLSAEAVERAAFMPLDGFIDPVRLADAYRRSARRSGVRIRDGVAVRAIRVEHGRVAGIDTGDGLIAAPLVVNAAGAWAAGLAWSAGIGLPQAPVRSQYWITQVRRDLFPPDLPALVMPDAGAYARPELGALLFGLRGRRSLAFDPARLPDDTAGLDLGDSDGGWQTLEEGWQALARLCPALLQVGIAHYVSGLSTYTADGRFVLGPVPEPEGLFMATGCCGAGIAASGGIGRAVAASILGAAGGADLSPFAPGRLGAVDPFSPALRDACAAARSGKTAG
- the phnX gene encoding phosphonoacetaldehyde hydrolase, with amino-acid sequence MSFVYSRRYTGPLQAVILDWAGTTVDHGCLAPAGAFMEAFRRSGVAITLEQARAPMGMAKWHHIQAITRMAPVAEAWTAAHGAAPTDADVDRLYDTFLPLQVEVVAQHSDLIPGAAETVSAMRARGLRIGSTTGYPRAVMEVVQRVAAAQGYTPDITVCAGETPAGRPGPAMALRCVVELSVSPVEACVKIGDTVVDVEEGLNAGMWTIAVADTGNEVGLPLADWQALVPERRDTLHATAADRLARAGAHYVVRSLAEALPLLDAIEARLAGGEKP
- a CDS encoding 2-aminoethylphosphonate--pyruvate transaminase codes for the protein MSDTVPYLLTPGPLTTSATVKQAMLRDWGSRDGRFIALNAAIRERLVRLAGGGGDSHVAVPVQGSGTFAVEAMIGTLVPRAGRLLVLVNGAYGTRMVRIAEVAGRSVTALETAEDQPVSPAALAEALDADPAISHVAVVHCETTSGILNPVEAVADIVRSRRRALLIDAMSAFGALPLDMAALGADAVAASSNKCLEGVPGMGFVIARRAALEAAKGNAHSLSLDLHDQWRGFEANAQWRFTPPTHVVAAFAQALDEHEAEGGVEGRGARYRANAAILIGGMRALGFETLLPDHLQAPIIVTFRMPADPAFVFADFYDRLRERGFVIYPGKLTVADSFRIGCIGRLGGAEMTAAIAAIRTTLSDMAVASGAP
- a CDS encoding LysR substrate-binding domain-containing protein — encoded protein: MKSMNFAQLRAFHAVATEGGFTKAARLLNVTQPTCSQEVKALEEAYGVTLFDRSNRQVALTEVGTALFAVTRRLFAAEQEAMELLAGVRHLDGGTLAVGADGPFHAVPLIARFTSTHPGPTVTLAVGNSRTMLEGLMETRIDVAVLADVPGDSRLYVLPLRRDPVRALLPKAHPLARRRAVALGDLAAERLVLREPGSMTRRLVERALAAAEVAPTAVIEIQSREAVVEAVAAGLGVGFTSAAEFTGDGRLVLLPIAGAEIEMDEYVVCLRERRRLAVVRAFLDLAREVAAEAGRTLSGVSAAATPGSAPATPATAGRAAPARGRR
- a CDS encoding putative 2-aminoethylphosphonate ABC transporter permease subunit — protein: MSVLKLAAPKLSLFIPRQSGRPVETGERWLFGMGMGGIALFLALFVLLPLGALFLRSVYDRDGAFVGLANFAAFLETPTLRRSVVNSLSLSLLTTAITVTLAFLYAFCLTRTHMAGKGLFRLLAQIPLLAPSLLPAIALVYLFGNKGILRGLLMGESVYGPIGIVMGEVFYAFPHAVMILTVALSTSDARLYEAAEALGAGAWKRFVTITLPGVRYGLVSAIFVVFTLVVTDFGVPKVIGGSTNMLATDVYKQVVGLQNFGMGAVVGIVLLLPAVLAFIADWIGQRRQMAQLSARSVPFQPRLSPVGDRLALLFCALVGGLLLGLLAVAGFASIVTFWPYNLTPTLANYDFAEFDSAGWSSYGNSLILAFWTALAGTAIVFTGAWLVERAPGRAAMKGLVRLMAILPLAVPGMVLGLAYIFFFNAPWNPLGWLYHGMAILVLATVAHFYTVSHLTAVTALKQLDAEFEAVSASLKVPVWTTFLRVTVPLCLPAILDIAIYFFVNAMTTVSAVVFLYAPETKPASVAVLNMDDAGEVAGAAAMAMMIVLTSALVRALHALLSRALRERTQAWRRR
- a CDS encoding putative 2-aminoethylphosphonate ABC transporter ATP-binding protein translates to MTATAPHLRLESIVKSFGTFTALKGVSLDIRRGEFVCFLGPSGCGKTTLLRVIAGLDPQSGGTVWLGDRDVSRLPPSARDYGIVFQSYALFPNLTVHRNVAYGLKLGRVAERARVEELLTLVGLPDAGPKYPAQLSGGQQQRVALARALAPSPGLLLLDEPLSALDARVRLHLRRQIRDLHRRLGITTIMVTHDQEEALTMADRIVVMNNGLIEQVGTPDEVYHRPASPFVADFVGAMNFLSGVLEAPGRVRLGEHGFECGFDGDHLATTAPGAAVTVCLRPEDVQVRAAGGANTLDAVIESLEFLGPFHRARLAADGLGDVRVTADLSANLVRDLSLDPGRRLAVTLPRERLRVFEAVR